In the Leptotrichia sp. oral taxon 847 genome, one interval contains:
- a CDS encoding ribose-phosphate diphosphokinase — MEVREFNKSDVKIFAGSSAKKLAKKIADYVRLPLSENQFQKFADGEIFTKSLESVRGSKVFVVQSTARKVNENLMELLIFIDALKRASAKEIIAIIPYFGYARQDRTINPHDPITAKLIANLLCAAGATRIVTMEFHTRQAQGFFDIPVDHMEPLPILAKYFEKRGFSRNEDIVVVAPDIGSLKRARGFAKWLEVPLAIVEKRKTENGEFEVKNLIGDVRGKKVILVDDMINTGKTICNAANALVKNGATEVYCCATHAVFSDNAVERLKNSIIKEVVVTDTIELKEDECFEKLIVLSTDKIFGEAIKRIVVCKEMSNLFVK, encoded by the coding sequence ATGGAAGTTAGAGAATTTAATAAAAGTGATGTAAAGATATTTGCAGGCTCTTCGGCGAAAAAATTAGCTAAAAAAATAGCGGATTATGTGAGGTTGCCGCTTTCAGAAAATCAGTTTCAAAAATTTGCGGACGGGGAGATATTTACAAAATCTCTTGAAAGTGTCAGAGGAAGTAAGGTTTTTGTCGTACAGTCAACAGCAAGAAAAGTAAATGAAAATTTGATGGAACTTTTGATTTTTATCGATGCGCTAAAAAGAGCTTCCGCTAAAGAAATCATAGCAATTATTCCGTATTTTGGGTATGCAAGACAGGATAGAACAATAAATCCACATGATCCAATTACTGCAAAATTAATTGCAAATTTGCTGTGTGCGGCAGGTGCAACAAGAATTGTAACAATGGAATTCCATACGAGGCAGGCACAGGGATTCTTTGACATTCCAGTGGATCATATGGAACCGCTTCCAATTTTGGCAAAATATTTTGAAAAAAGAGGATTTTCTCGAAATGAAGACATCGTAGTAGTGGCGCCAGACATAGGTTCACTAAAAAGAGCAAGAGGTTTTGCTAAATGGCTTGAAGTGCCACTTGCAATTGTGGAAAAAAGAAAAACTGAAAATGGAGAATTTGAAGTTAAAAATTTAATTGGAGATGTGAGAGGAAAAAAAGTTATTTTGGTTGATGATATGATTAATACAGGAAAAACAATTTGTAACGCTGCAAATGCATTAGTCAAAAATGGTGCGACAGAAGTTTATTGTTGTGCAACTCATGCGGTATTTTCAGATAATGCGGTAGAAAGATTAAAAAATTCCATAATTAAAGAAGTTGTTGTAACGGATACAATCGAGTTAAAAGAAGATGAGTGTTTTGAAAAACTTATTGTTTTATCAACTGACAAAATTTTTGGAGAGGCAATAAAAAGAATAGTTGTTTGTAAAGAAATGAGTAATTTATTTGTAAAATAA
- the rpsL gene encoding 30S ribosomal protein S12 — MPTINQLVRFGRSTTEKKKKSPALKGNPQKRGVCVRVYTTTPKKPNSALRKVARVKLVNGIEVTAYIPGIGHNLQEHSIVLLRGGRTKDLPGVRYKIIRGALDTAGVVNRKQGRSRYGAKKPAAAK; from the coding sequence ATGCCTACTATTAATCAATTAGTAAGATTTGGTAGAAGTACAACTGAAAAAAAGAAAAAATCACCTGCATTAAAAGGTAATCCACAAAAAAGAGGGGTTTGTGTAAGAGTATATACAACTACGCCTAAAAAACCGAATTCAGCGTTAAGAAAAGTAGCGAGGGTTAAATTAGTAAATGGAATTGAAGTTACTGCTTATATTCCAGGGATAGGACACAACTTACAGGAACACAGTATCGTTCTTTTAAGAGGAGGAAGAACAAAAGATTTGCCAGGGGTTAGATATAAAATAATTAGAGGAGCATTGGATACGGCAGGAGTTGTAAACAGAAAACAAGGTAGATCAAGATACGGTGCAAAAAAACCGGCAGCAGCTAAATAA
- a CDS encoding glycosyltransferase family 4 protein, whose protein sequence is MKKISLELQWAIGKKTGVGWYIYNIVRELNKSRKNEYVAEFVNFLNKYDARKEINCDIEIKENKLMPYKIYNFLTKKLNISHNLIFGTKSDIYHFFNFTIPKNIKGKVINTIYDTVFISAPETMGDRKTLKEYKYGAQKSDLIITISESAKKDIVDHLKVPKEKIKIIYPGIDFEKYSREIEKNKLRKIRKKYKLPKKYILYLGTIEPRKNIVRIINSFLEYRNLTKSDIKLVIAGGKGWKYEKIMKLVEQNKENIVLTGYIEEEDKISLYKMAEIFVFPSLYEGFGMPVLEAMACGVPVITSNVSSLPEVAGKAAILVNPLKEEEMTDAYNKILSNEKFQKEMIEEGIEQSKKFQWKESARKLEKIYEEL, encoded by the coding sequence ATGAAAAAAATATCATTAGAGTTACAATGGGCAATTGGAAAGAAGACAGGAGTAGGTTGGTATATTTATAATATTGTAAGAGAATTAAACAAATCAAGAAAAAATGAATATGTAGCAGAATTTGTCAATTTTTTGAATAAATATGATGCAAGAAAAGAAATTAATTGTGATATAGAAATTAAAGAAAATAAATTGATGCCATATAAAATATATAATTTTTTGACTAAAAAATTAAATATTAGTCATAATTTAATTTTTGGAACCAAATCAGATATTTATCATTTTTTTAATTTTACAATTCCAAAAAATATAAAAGGAAAAGTGATAAATACAATTTATGACACTGTCTTTATTTCTGCACCTGAAACAATGGGAGATAGAAAAACACTTAAAGAGTATAAATATGGAGCTCAAAAGTCGGATTTGATAATTACAATTTCTGAAAGTGCTAAAAAGGATATTGTTGATCATTTGAAAGTGCCAAAAGAGAAAATTAAAATAATTTATCCAGGGATTGATTTTGAAAAATATTCTCGAGAGATTGAAAAAAATAAATTACGAAAAATTAGAAAAAAATATAAGTTACCTAAAAAGTATATTTTGTATTTAGGAACGATTGAGCCTAGAAAAAATATTGTTAGAATAATAAACTCTTTTTTAGAGTATAGAAATCTAACAAAATCAGATATAAAATTAGTCATTGCCGGTGGAAAAGGTTGGAAATATGAAAAAATTATGAAATTAGTAGAGCAAAATAAAGAAAATATTGTTTTGACAGGATATATTGAAGAAGAAGATAAAATATCATTATATAAAATGGCTGAAATTTTTGTATTTCCTTCACTTTATGAAGGTTTTGGAATGCCTGTATTAGAGGCTATGGCCTGCGGTGTGCCAGTGATTACTTCAAATGTGTCTTCGCTTCCAGAAGTAGCTGGAAAAGCAGCAATATTAGTAAATCCATTAAAAGAAGAGGAAATGACAGACGCATACAATAAAATTTTATCAAATGAAAAATTCCAGAAAGAAATGATAGAAGAAGGGATAGAACAGTCTAAAAAATTTCAGTGGAAGGAATCTGCAAGAAAACTGGAAAAAATTTATGAAGAATTATAA
- a CDS encoding ATP-binding protein, with protein sequence MLKKLEVQNFKNFEHVVLDFGNVGEYNFNEEIIKNGIISRSLVLGQNASGKSNIGLAIFDIVIHLTDKNKKLKDYNNYLNYNLKNLKSAEFCYTFKFNDDEVKYEYKKIESEVVIEEKLFINNELCLEYNKEKNIIQLKIERYVNNFENFNTEFSVEDFENISLLKYVKGNTLLIKNGILEKFFNFVDNMLWIRSLQEGNSYMGYRNGSQNIMKSIIEADKVKDFEKFLKKFEINQKLVQNDEEIFVEFENGKKVRFYEIASSGTKILALLFLWMEVTIKNVSFLFIDEFDAYFHYKLSRAILENLLKSDKIKQLGLSSHSTALIDNEVLRPDCYFILNNKGNVKQLSEISNQKLEEYHNIEKMYRAEVFDYE encoded by the coding sequence ATGCTAAAAAAATTGGAAGTTCAAAATTTTAAAAATTTTGAACATGTAGTATTGGATTTTGGAAATGTTGGAGAATATAATTTCAATGAAGAAATAATAAAAAATGGAATTATTTCACGGTCATTAGTGTTAGGTCAGAATGCTAGTGGAAAATCTAATATTGGATTAGCAATTTTTGATATAGTGATTCATTTAACAGATAAAAATAAAAAATTAAAAGATTATAATAATTATCTGAATTACAATTTGAAAAATTTAAAAAGTGCAGAGTTTTGTTATACTTTTAAATTTAATGATGATGAGGTTAAGTATGAGTATAAAAAAATTGAAAGTGAAGTTGTAATCGAAGAAAAGTTATTTATAAATAACGAGTTATGTTTAGAGTATAATAAAGAGAAAAATATTATTCAGTTAAAAATAGAAAGGTATGTCAATAATTTTGAGAACTTCAATACCGAATTTTCTGTAGAAGATTTTGAAAATATTTCGTTATTAAAGTATGTAAAAGGAAATACTTTACTTATAAAAAATGGAATTTTGGAAAAGTTTTTTAATTTTGTGGATAACATGCTATGGATTCGTTCTTTACAAGAAGGAAATTCATATATGGGTTACAGAAATGGTAGCCAAAATATAATGAAAAGCATAATAGAAGCAGATAAAGTAAAGGATTTTGAAAAATTTTTAAAAAAATTTGAAATAAATCAAAAGTTAGTTCAAAATGATGAAGAAATTTTTGTTGAATTTGAAAATGGAAAAAAAGTGAGATTTTATGAAATTGCATCAAGTGGAACTAAAATTTTAGCATTATTATTTCTCTGGATGGAGGTTACAATAAAAAATGTTAGTTTTTTATTTATAGATGAATTTGATGCGTATTTTCACTATAAACTATCAAGAGCAATATTAGAAAATTTATTGAAAAGTGATAAAATTAAACAACTGGGACTTTCATCGCATTCAACAGCCTTAATAGATAATGAAGTTTTAAGACCAGACTGTTATTTTATTTTAAATAATAAAGGAAATGTAAAACAATTATCAGAAATTAGTAATCAAAAATTGGAAGAATATCATAATATCGAAAAAATGTATCGTGCAGAGGTATTTGATTATGAATAA
- a CDS encoding class I SAM-dependent methyltransferase codes for MSHYFSEKQDVKSAKKVINYKIKDEKFEFLTDNGVFSKTKVDFGTDAMLRVFLDENKKLGNIQILDIGCGYGVVSAVLKRFFEKVKILSTDVNERALELTKENIKKNNGKDDFEVRKSFVFENISENFDIILSNPPIRAGKQVIFQIYEESFSHLNKDGKFYCVIQTKHGAKSTQKELHKLFGNCTTLAIESGYRIFKCVNKK; via the coding sequence ATGAGCCATTATTTTTCTGAAAAGCAAGATGTGAAATCGGCAAAAAAAGTAATAAATTATAAAATTAAAGATGAAAAATTTGAATTTTTGACTGATAATGGAGTTTTCTCAAAGACAAAAGTAGATTTTGGGACAGATGCGATGCTAAGAGTTTTTTTAGATGAAAATAAAAAATTGGGAAATATTCAAATTTTGGATATTGGCTGTGGATATGGAGTCGTTTCAGCTGTTTTAAAAAGATTTTTTGAAAAAGTAAAAATTTTGTCGACAGATGTCAATGAAAGAGCGCTAGAATTGACAAAAGAAAATATAAAAAAAAATAATGGAAAAGATGATTTTGAAGTTAGAAAGTCTTTTGTGTTTGAGAATATTTCTGAAAATTTTGATATAATTTTATCCAATCCGCCAATTAGAGCAGGAAAGCAAGTAATTTTTCAAATTTATGAAGAAAGTTTTTCTCATTTAAACAAAGATGGAAAATTTTATTGCGTGATTCAAACTAAGCACGGAGCAAAAAGTACGCAAAAAGAATTACATAAACTTTTTGGAAATTGCACTACACTTGCGATTGAATCAGGTTATCGAATTTTTAAATGTGTTAATAAAAAATAA
- the fusA gene encoding elongation factor G, with amino-acid sequence MARKVALKDTRNIGIMAHIDAGKTTTTERILFYTGVNHKIGEVHEGAATMDYMEQEQERGITITSAATTAFWNKHRINIIDTPGHVDFTVEVERSLRVLDGSVAVFSAVDGVQPQSETVWRQADKYNVPRMAFLNKMDRVGADFDMCVNDIKEKLGGNGVPIQLPIGAEDDFEGIIDLVSMKEYLFKDETMGADYDITDIRAELAQKAEEAREHMIESIVETDDELMEKYFGGEEITEEEIKKALRTATIAGTVVPVLCGTAFKNKGIQPLLDAIVAYMPSPVDINEGKVKGTDPKTEEPMEREISDDAPFAALAFKIITDPFVGRLSFFRVYSGVLEKGSYVLNSTKGKKERMGRLLQMHANKREELDVVYSGDIAAAVGLKDTTTGDTLCAENAPIILEKMEFPDTVIQIAVEPKTKADQEKMGTALSKLAEEDPTFKVTTNQETGQTLISGMGELHLEIIVDRMKREFKVEANVGKPQVAYRETINGVADVEEKYAKQSGGRGQYGHVKMKVEANPDKGYEFINQITGGAIPREYIPAVDKGIQEALEAGVVAGYPVQDVKVTLYDGSYHEVDSSEMAFKIAGSMAIKKALRTANPVLLEPIFKVEVTTPEEYMGDVIGDLNARRGQVSGMTDRNNAKIIDAQVPLAQMFGYATDLRSKTQGRASYSMEFEKYVEVPKNIAQQVIDERQGK; translated from the coding sequence ATGGCAAGAAAAGTTGCTTTGAAAGATACTAGAAACATTGGTATTATGGCTCATATTGATGCCGGAAAAACAACTACTACTGAAAGAATTTTATTCTATACAGGGGTTAACCATAAAATCGGAGAGGTTCACGAAGGAGCCGCTACAATGGATTATATGGAACAAGAACAAGAAAGAGGAATCACAATTACATCAGCAGCAACAACTGCATTTTGGAATAAACACAGAATCAATATAATAGATACACCAGGACACGTTGACTTTACTGTGGAAGTAGAAAGATCTTTAAGAGTATTAGACGGTTCTGTTGCTGTGTTTTCAGCAGTCGATGGGGTGCAACCACAGTCTGAAACTGTTTGGAGACAAGCGGATAAATATAATGTACCAAGAATGGCATTTTTAAATAAAATGGACAGAGTTGGTGCGGACTTTGATATGTGTGTAAATGATATCAAAGAAAAATTAGGTGGAAATGGAGTGCCTATTCAATTACCAATCGGTGCTGAAGATGATTTTGAAGGAATTATTGACTTGGTATCTATGAAAGAGTATTTATTCAAAGATGAAACTATGGGTGCTGATTATGATATAACAGATATCAGAGCAGAATTGGCGCAAAAAGCTGAGGAAGCTAGAGAACATATGATTGAGTCTATAGTTGAAACTGATGATGAATTAATGGAAAAATACTTTGGCGGAGAAGAAATTACAGAAGAAGAAATCAAAAAAGCATTAAGAACTGCTACAATTGCAGGAACAGTTGTACCGGTATTATGTGGAACAGCGTTTAAAAACAAAGGAATTCAGCCATTACTTGATGCAATAGTTGCTTATATGCCATCACCTGTTGACATTAACGAAGGAAAAGTCAAAGGAACAGATCCTAAAACTGAAGAACCAATGGAAAGAGAAATTAGTGATGACGCTCCATTTGCAGCTCTGGCATTTAAAATCATCACAGATCCATTTGTTGGAAGATTGTCATTCTTTAGGGTTTACTCAGGAGTGTTAGAAAAAGGTTCTTATGTATTAAACTCAACTAAAGGTAAAAAAGAAAGAATGGGAAGATTGCTTCAAATGCACGCTAACAAGAGAGAAGAACTTGATGTAGTTTACTCTGGAGATATAGCTGCAGCGGTTGGATTGAAGGATACTACAACAGGAGATACATTGTGTGCTGAAAATGCTCCAATTATCCTAGAAAAAATGGAATTTCCAGATACAGTTATTCAAATAGCTGTTGAACCAAAAACAAAAGCTGACCAAGAAAAAATGGGAACAGCACTTTCAAAACTTGCTGAAGAAGATCCAACATTTAAAGTTACAACTAACCAAGAAACTGGTCAAACATTGATTTCAGGAATGGGAGAATTACATTTGGAAATCATCGTGGATAGAATGAAACGTGAATTTAAAGTTGAAGCAAATGTAGGTAAACCACAAGTTGCATACAGAGAAACAATCAATGGTGTAGCAGATGTTGAAGAAAAATATGCTAAACAATCAGGTGGACGTGGACAATACGGACATGTTAAGATGAAAGTTGAAGCAAATCCAGACAAAGGTTATGAATTTATTAACCAGATTACAGGAGGAGCTATTCCAAGAGAATATATTCCAGCTGTAGATAAAGGTATTCAGGAAGCACTAGAAGCGGGAGTAGTTGCTGGATACCCAGTTCAAGATGTAAAAGTTACATTATATGACGGATCTTACCATGAAGTCGATTCATCAGAAATGGCATTTAAAATTGCAGGATCAATGGCAATCAAAAAAGCTTTAAGAACTGCAAACCCAGTATTATTGGAACCAATTTTCAAAGTGGAAGTTACAACACCAGAAGAATATATGGGAGATGTTATAGGGGATTTAAATGCAAGACGTGGACAAGTTTCAGGAATGACTGACAGAAATAATGCAAAAATCATTGATGCACAAGTACCACTAGCTCAAATGTTTGGATATGCAACTGACTTAAGATCGAAAACTCAAGGAAGAGCATCATATTCAATGGAATTTGAAAAATATGTAGAAGTACCTAAAAATATTGCACAACAAGTAATTGATGAAAGACAAGGAAAGTAA
- a CDS encoding glycoside hydrolase family 16 protein: MKKANMLILLGFLSFGVIGSAKTIKTFDKKNYAIEIASKKEGLISEAENKVLDTTQNQLAVKNVTDDEGTGRETENLLGKRRKKVTEKTQAGEKSVKKSFWSKILNRKKSDKNETWKLVWDDEFDSNSLDTSKWSYWGDNNVPWNAGNYLDENGNLVDQSGFKVKHYYLKDNVKVKDGNLVIEVKKENNKTVNIDGKQRRILYSSGAIHTKGKFSVQEGKIEMRAAMPKGVGTWPAFWMWPEWYSQGTNKLADGEIDIFEIYGSDLSRVTGTAHVLKTTENRYEMFDKDDEKIKKSEDLTKFNTYAVEWDSKEIKWLFNGRVYKKRTMKEMEKKAGRNPYNQPYFIMINVALENQTGSDGDVDFPTEMKVDYVRVYKKVK, from the coding sequence ATGAAAAAGGCAAATATGTTAATTTTACTAGGATTTTTGAGTTTTGGTGTTATTGGAAGTGCAAAAACTATAAAAACTTTTGATAAAAAAAATTATGCTATTGAAATAGCTTCAAAAAAAGAAGGTTTGATTAGTGAGGCAGAAAATAAAGTTTTGGATACTACTCAAAATCAATTGGCTGTCAAGAATGTGACTGATGATGAAGGAACTGGAAGAGAAACAGAAAATCTTTTGGGAAAAAGAAGAAAAAAAGTTACTGAAAAGACACAGGCTGGAGAAAAATCTGTGAAAAAATCATTTTGGAGTAAAATTTTGAACAGAAAAAAAAGTGATAAAAATGAAACTTGGAAACTAGTTTGGGATGATGAATTTGATTCAAATAGCTTAGATACTTCTAAATGGAGTTACTGGGGAGATAATAATGTCCCTTGGAATGCTGGAAACTATTTGGATGAAAATGGTAATTTGGTGGACCAGTCTGGATTTAAAGTTAAACATTATTATTTAAAGGACAATGTTAAAGTAAAAGATGGTAATTTGGTGATTGAAGTAAAAAAAGAAAATAATAAAACTGTGAATATTGACGGAAAACAGAGAAGAATATTGTATAGCTCTGGAGCAATTCATACAAAAGGGAAATTTTCTGTACAAGAAGGAAAAATAGAAATGAGAGCAGCAATGCCTAAAGGTGTGGGAACTTGGCCTGCGTTTTGGATGTGGCCTGAATGGTACAGTCAAGGAACGAATAAATTAGCGGATGGAGAAATTGATATTTTTGAAATTTATGGTTCCGATTTATCCAGAGTAACTGGGACAGCGCATGTTTTAAAGACAACAGAAAATAGATACGAAATGTTTGACAAAGATGATGAAAAAATTAAAAAGAGTGAAGATTTGACAAAATTTAACACTTATGCTGTCGAATGGGATTCAAAAGAGATAAAATGGCTATTTAACGGAAGAGTTTATAAAAAAAGAACTATGAAGGAAATGGAGAAAAAAGCTGGAAGAAATCCGTATAATCAACCATATTTTATTATGATAAATGTGGCTCTTGAAAATCAGACTGGAAGTGATGGAGATGTGGACTTTCCTACTGAAATGAAAGTTGACTATGTAAGAGTTTATAAAAAAGTTAAATAA
- the rfbD gene encoding dTDP-4-dehydrorhamnose reductase, translating to MKILLTGSNGQLGHDFKKLFDRENIEYIATDSKELDITNDEKLKKFFQENRGITHIINCAAYNDVDKAENDEKVWLLNAKAPKKLAEISKEIGAIFVTYSTDFVFDGNKSFPYLEEDETNGLSEYGKSKAKGEKEVFKIYDKSFVIRTSWVFGIANNNFNKQVINWSKSRNELNIVDDQVSAPTYSVDLAKFSWKLIQTEKFGLYHITNDGIASKYDQAKYVLEKIGWNGTLGRAKTADFNLPAKRPSYSKLDSSKVEKLLDEKVPTWQSGIDRFLEEMKENGDL from the coding sequence ATGAAAATACTACTAACAGGCTCAAACGGCCAACTGGGACACGATTTTAAAAAATTATTCGATAGAGAAAATATTGAATATATCGCAACTGATTCTAAAGAATTGGACATCACAAATGATGAGAAATTAAAGAAATTTTTTCAAGAAAATAGAGGAATTACTCATATAATAAATTGTGCGGCGTATAATGATGTGGATAAGGCAGAAAATGATGAGAAAGTTTGGCTATTAAATGCTAAAGCTCCTAAAAAGTTAGCTGAAATTTCTAAAGAAATAGGAGCAATCTTTGTAACTTATTCGACGGATTTTGTGTTTGATGGGAATAAAAGTTTTCCGTATTTGGAAGAGGATGAAACAAATGGGTTATCGGAATATGGAAAATCAAAGGCTAAAGGTGAAAAAGAAGTTTTTAAAATATATGATAAATCTTTTGTAATACGAACTTCATGGGTGTTTGGAATAGCGAATAATAATTTTAATAAGCAAGTTATAAATTGGAGTAAATCAAGAAATGAATTGAATATTGTGGATGACCAAGTGTCAGCTCCTACTTATTCAGTAGATTTGGCTAAGTTCTCCTGGAAACTAATCCAAACTGAAAAATTTGGTTTATATCACATTACAAATGATGGAATCGCAAGTAAATACGATCAAGCAAAGTATGTTTTGGAAAAAATTGGTTGGAATGGGACATTGGGAAGAGCTAAGACAGCTGATTTCAATCTTCCTGCAAAACGACCATCTTATTCAAAATTGGATTCTAGCAAAGTTGAAAAATTGCTAGATGAAAAAGTTCCTACTTGGCAGTCAGGAATTGATAGGTTTCTGGAAGAGATGAAAGAAAATGGGGACTTATGA
- a CDS encoding N-acetylmuramoyl-L-alanine amidase family protein — protein MKEILYLVMMGLIATTSLNAAGKTNGLVCIDPGHQLKGNSGLEPVAPGSKVRKVKVSSGTRGVATKKNEYELTLEVGLKLRDALKAKGYPVYMIRETHDVNISNKERAEKANSMGCEAYIRIHADGINNSSTNGVSVLTASAKNPYTKDVQRPSEKLSRDILSEYVKSTGAKNRGISYRDDLTGTNWSKVPTTLIELGFMSNPTEDRKMATQEYQNKMVTGIVNGIKKYFREK, from the coding sequence ATAAAAGAAATATTGTATTTAGTAATGATGGGATTGATAGCGACAACATCGTTAAATGCGGCTGGGAAAACTAATGGATTGGTTTGTATTGATCCAGGACATCAATTGAAAGGAAATTCAGGACTTGAGCCTGTGGCGCCAGGTTCGAAAGTTAGAAAAGTAAAGGTTTCGTCTGGAACAAGAGGAGTTGCAACTAAAAAAAATGAATATGAATTGACGCTTGAAGTTGGATTAAAATTAAGAGATGCGCTAAAAGCAAAGGGATACCCTGTTTATATGATAAGAGAAACACATGACGTGAATATAAGTAACAAAGAAAGAGCGGAAAAAGCAAACAGCATGGGATGTGAAGCCTATATCAGAATACATGCCGATGGAATAAATAATTCGAGTACAAACGGAGTATCGGTATTGACTGCTTCAGCTAAAAATCCATATACAAAAGATGTTCAGCGTCCGAGTGAAAAATTGTCAAGAGATATTTTATCTGAATATGTAAAATCGACAGGTGCTAAAAACAGAGGAATTTCATACAGAGATGACCTAACAGGGACAAACTGGTCAAAAGTTCCAACTACATTAATAGAATTAGGATTTATGTCAAATCCTACAGAAGATAGAAAAATGGCAACACAAGAATATCAAAATAAAATGGTAACAGGAATTGTAAATGGGATAAAAAAATATTTTAGGGAAAAGTAG
- a CDS encoding glycosyltransferase family 4 protein: MKKEKCVIYFGFNNPLKFKRGVENEILFQAQSLKENVEKYYIFFDDENTKFDWHGINCIGIKKNKFRFFYLNALIRKKFNNKKYIIHSHNYLMSFFLFRKTDIFTVNDGLYYQANELNHKLKNLFKIIEKKVYKKSKLIHFISKFSKEKSLYYGSNYKIIYITTPFEKVKKVDEKVNWEDDKLKIFTVRSIEERANIELLIELAKRNPNYDIKVAGKGPLLKKYREEIKQKHLKNIELLGYVSDEKVRNFYETANLITVLAKYGEGFGLPIIEGYLYDKPVFASDICAIPEIIINKNFLVKNNVEDLENKIKKYYEETPTYNFKKYYEENFSYDKILEKYKKLYDKFF, translated from the coding sequence ATGAAAAAAGAAAAATGTGTAATATATTTTGGGTTTAATAATCCTTTGAAATTTAAAAGAGGTGTTGAAAATGAAATTTTATTTCAAGCTCAGTCTCTAAAAGAAAATGTAGAAAAATACTATATTTTTTTTGATGATGAAAATACTAAATTTGATTGGCATGGAATAAATTGTATTGGAATTAAAAAAAATAAATTTAGATTTTTTTATTTAAACGCATTAATTAGGAAAAAATTTAATAATAAAAAATATATTATACATTCTCATAATTATCTTATGAGCTTTTTCTTATTTAGAAAAACGGATATTTTTACGGTAAATGACGGACTTTATTATCAGGCGAATGAATTAAATCATAAATTAAAAAATTTATTTAAAATTATTGAAAAAAAAGTGTATAAAAAATCCAAATTAATTCATTTTATTTCTAAATTTTCAAAAGAAAAATCTTTATATTATGGGAGTAATTATAAAATAATTTATATAACTACCCCTTTTGAGAAAGTGAAAAAAGTTGATGAAAAAGTGAATTGGGAAGATGACAAACTTAAAATTTTCACTGTTCGTAGCATTGAAGAGAGAGCGAATATTGAGTTATTGATAGAATTGGCGAAAAGGAATCCAAATTATGATATTAAAGTAGCTGGAAAAGGGCCTTTGTTAAAAAAGTATAGAGAAGAAATAAAGCAAAAGCATTTAAAAAACATTGAATTGTTAGGTTATGTTTCAGATGAAAAAGTTAGGAACTTTTATGAAACAGCTAATTTAATAACAGTTTTGGCAAAATATGGAGAAGGATTTGGGTTGCCGATAATTGAAGGTTATCTTTATGATAAGCCAGTTTTTGCTTCGGATATTTGTGCTATACCAGAAATTATAATAAATAAAAATTTTTTAGTGAAAAATAATGTTGAAGATTTAGAAAATAAAATAAAAAAGTATTATGAGGAAACTCCAACTTATAATTTTAAAAAATACTATGAAGAAAACTTTTCTTATGATAAAATATTAGAAAAATATAAAAAGCTATATGATAAATTTTTTTAG
- a CDS encoding type II toxin-antitoxin system Phd/YefM family antitoxin: MLAVNFSTMRNNLKSYCDKAVKENEDVIVTRKNEENVVLINLKKYNQFLKAVKNSEYLAKLDRGFEQVKSGKGQVHDLIEVDDE; the protein is encoded by the coding sequence ATGTTGGCTGTAAATTTTTCAACCATGAGAAATAATTTAAAAAGTTACTGTGATAAGGCAGTAAAAGAAAATGAAGATGTAATAGTAACAAGAAAAAATGAAGAAAATGTAGTTTTAATAAATCTCAAAAAATATAATCAATTTTTGAAAGCAGTTAAAAATTCTGAATATCTTGCGAAATTGGATAGAGGATTTGAGCAGGTAAAAAGTGGAAAAGGACAAGTGCATGATTTGATAGAGGTTGACGATGAATAA
- a CDS encoding Txe/YoeB family addiction module toxin, giving the protein MNKLWTDEGWSDYLYWQSQDKKTLKRINELIKDIERNGALNGIGKPEALKYRKGFSRRIDEANRLVYTIDENGTLWIISCRGHY; this is encoded by the coding sequence ATGAATAAATTATGGACTGATGAAGGATGGAGCGATTATTTATATTGGCAGTCTCAAGATAAAAAGACTTTGAAACGAATCAATGAACTTATAAAAGATATTGAAAGAAATGGGGCATTAAATGGTATAGGTAAACCCGAAGCTTTAAAATATAGAAAAGGATTTAGTCGAAGAATTGATGAAGCGAATAGGCTTGTATACACTATTGATGAAAATGGGACTTTGTGGATAATTTCTTGTAGAGGACATTACTAA